TTCCCGACGTCGGGAGCGCGGCGGCGACAGAAACGTGCGAAGCGTCACATTGTTGGGGAGTATGACGCATAATGGTGTCTATGAGTGAACATAATCAACTGATAGATATGGTCAACATCCGCACCTCGACCCGCAACTGGTCGGCCACGCCACTCGACGACGAGAAGGCCCGGCAACTCGAGGCGTCCATCGACGCGATCGACACGATCTCCGGCCTGCACGTGCAGCTGGTGCGCAACCAGCCCAAGGTCTTCGCCGACGCCAACGCCTCCGGCCACTTCGTCAACGCGGCGGACTACATCGCCGTGGTCGGCCCGAAGGACGACGAGGCCCGCGAGCGCGCCGGCTTCTTCACCGAGCGTCTGGTGCTCACCGCCACCTCATGGGGCCTGGCGACCTGCTGGGTCAGCGGCAGCCTGGACCGCGACGAGGCCGCGAAACATTGCCGTATCAAGGCCGGCGAGACGCTCTACCTGGTGGTCGTCATTGGCCAGCACGAGCATCCGAAGGACTTCGTCTCCAAGGATTACCAGACGTTGGCCGCCGAGGCCGCCTCGCATCGCGAGTCCATCACCTTCGATGCGATGACGCCGACGATGAGCGCCGAGGAACGCGAGCACGCCCCGGAATGGTTCAAGGCGGGCGTCGAGGCCGCGCGCAAGGCCCCGAGCGCCATGAATTTCCAGCCGGTGCGTTTCTCCTACAGCGCAACCGACGACACCGCCGCGGCGACGCTTGACCACAGCGTCGACGACGGCCAGGCGTTGAACGATCTGGGCATCGCCAAGCTCAACTTCCAAATCGGCGCCGGCAGCGGGCAGTGGGCCTGGGGCGAGGGCGGCCTGTTCATCCACCGCTGAGCGATCGAAGTATTCGCCCACATAGGCATGTTGGATTGCGTTTGCGACGCTATCTGACGTTTTTGCGTCACAAATGCAATCCAGCAGCCAGATTGATTGCGTTTGCGACGGAATATGGACCATCAGCGTCGCAAATGCAATCCAGCAGCCAGATTAGTTGCGTTTGCGACGGAGTGTGGCCCACCAGCGTCACAAACACAAGACAGGCACCCCATAAGTTGTGGATGTGACGGAATATCAGTCACTGGCGTCACAAACGCAAGCCGGCAGCCAAATTGGTTGCATTTGCGACGGAATATGGACTACTAGCGTCACAAACGCAATCCAGGCACCACACAAGTTGCGTTTGTGACGCGGATGTGACGCAGGTGGGCTGTTACGTGACGCGACTGCCACGCACGCGCGCGTCACGTAACAGCCCACCCCAGCCAATCATCACTTCAGGGGCGGCATCGGCTTCCAGTTCGGATCGTGCAGGAGCTTGCGCGAGTCGACCCAGCCCTTGGCGATCTGCTTGAGCCCGGTCTTCAGGTGCTCGCGGTCGACGGCGACCAGACGGATGACCTCCTTGATGGCGGTGAGCAGCGTGCCCAGTCCGAAGAGCGCCGGGCGATAGTCGCCGTGCGCCATGAAGTAGCGGGCCATGTAGCCGCGGTTTCGCATGATGTGGTAGCGGTTCATGTCGGAGGTCGAGTTGAGCTGGCGCACGCCGGCGATGTCCCAGTTGCCGATCACGCGGGTGCGGCGAATGATCTTGTCGCGCACGACGATGGGGTCGGTGACCTTGCTGGCGAGGTAGCCGTAGATCGTGTCGTCCCAATAGATGAAGAAGCGCGGGTCCGGCAGACCGATCTGCTCGACGATGTTGCGGCGGAAGAGCCCGCCCTCGAAGCACATCGTGTCCATCGTGCGGTAGCCGGAGGGGCCGAACGCCGCGGGCGCGATGGGATTGGGGATGCCGAGCGGCACGATGAAGTCATACTGCCAGTAGAAATCTCCACCGTCGTAGTCGAGGCGAGAGCCCTGGACCACATCGTGCCGCGGGGTCCACTTGGAGAGTTCCTGGATGGCGTTGGGTAGGACGGCCACATCGTCGTCCATCACCCAGAACCATTCCGCGCCGATCTCGTAGGCCTTCTTCACGCCGTTGGAGAAGCCGCCGGAACCGCCGATGTTGCCCGCCTGCGGCTCATAGAGCACGCGCGCGGTGTTGCCGCTTTCGTCGGCTTCCGTCTCGCCCCACTGGGCCGCGAGCGCCGCCGAGAACTCCTCGACCATGCCGCGGGTCTTGTCGCTATGCTCGTTGTCGACCACGACCACGCGCCATGGCGCCACGGTGAGCTTCTCGATCGAATCGAACAGCGTCGCCAAGAGCTCCTGGCGCTTGTAGGTCACCACGACGATGGCGAGCTTCTCTATCGGTGACTGCGCCACACTTGCCGCGACACCATTTTCCACAGTTTCCTCGTTTTCACTCATACCCCCATTCTTGCACCCCCACACGATGGACGGACTGTGAGGGCCACGCACAAGTCGGTATATACGATTTCAGGAATGGCGAAATATGGCCAATCCCATTTTGCTATCTGCCGACTTGTGCGTAACTAACAAAGCGCGTTTATCGATTTGCGAAAAATTAGTCAGGGGATGACCATACGTGAGGGTATAGATGGAAACGCAAGTTTCAGGGAAGGTGAAATTCCTTATTGGCGGTAACGACACTGTCGGTCTCAAAACGACAGCATTGCCGAAGCCCGCGAGCCGCGAAAGCAGCCGATTCGGTGGGAATCCGAGGCCAACGGTCATAGTCCGGATGAAAGAAACGAGGCTCATCATGAGCGATATTTCTGGTACCCAAAAACCGTCCGATTCCCATCGACGGGACAAGACGCAATCCTCACACTCCACCGGCGTGGCCGACAAGGGCCGTTGGTCGACGCAACGCATCGCCGTCTACGCGCTCTTCGTGGCGCTGGCCATGGCGGCGTCGTTCCTCGAATTCCCCATCATGCCGGGCGTGCCGTGGCTCAAATACGACCTCTCCGGCATCATCTGCCTGGTCGCCGGCTTCGCGTTCGGCCCGTCTGCCGCGTTCATCGTCAGCGTCCTGAGCTGGATCCCCCACCTGTTCATGAACCCGTGGGGCGCGGTCATGTCCATCCTGGTCTCCGTGTTCCTGAGCGTGCCGGCGGCCATGGTCTACAAGCGCATGCGCACCCGCGTCGGCGCGCTGGTCGGCATCCTGGTCGGCGTGGTCTTCGGCCTCATCGCCGCGATCGGCGGCAACCTACTGATCACCCCGATCTACGCGCATATGACCACCGCGCAGGTGCTGGCGATGGTCGTGCCGTTCCTGCTGCCGTTCAACCTCATCAAATTCGGCATCCACGGCGTGGTCACCTTCGTGATCTACAAGCCGATCTCGAACCTGCTCAACAGGTCGCTCTAGGTCTGACGACCATCTTCAGACCACATAGGCAAGGAACTTCGAAGGCCTTATGA
This Bifidobacterium sp. ESL0790 DNA region includes the following protein-coding sequences:
- a CDS encoding nitroreductase family protein; translation: MSEHNQLIDMVNIRTSTRNWSATPLDDEKARQLEASIDAIDTISGLHVQLVRNQPKVFADANASGHFVNAADYIAVVGPKDDEARERAGFFTERLVLTATSWGLATCWVSGSLDRDEAAKHCRIKAGETLYLVVVIGQHEHPKDFVSKDYQTLAAEAASHRESITFDAMTPTMSAEEREHAPEWFKAGVEAARKAPSAMNFQPVRFSYSATDDTAAATLDHSVDDGQALNDLGIAKLNFQIGAGSGQWAWGEGGLFIHR
- a CDS encoding glycosyltransferase family 2 protein; protein product: MSENEETVENGVAASVAQSPIEKLAIVVVTYKRQELLATLFDSIEKLTVAPWRVVVVDNEHSDKTRGMVEEFSAALAAQWGETEADESGNTARVLYEPQAGNIGGSGGFSNGVKKAYEIGAEWFWVMDDDVAVLPNAIQELSKWTPRHDVVQGSRLDYDGGDFYWQYDFIVPLGIPNPIAPAAFGPSGYRTMDTMCFEGGLFRRNIVEQIGLPDPRFFIYWDDTIYGYLASKVTDPIVVRDKIIRRTRVIGNWDIAGVRQLNSTSDMNRYHIMRNRGYMARYFMAHGDYRPALFGLGTLLTAIKEVIRLVAVDREHLKTGLKQIAKGWVDSRKLLHDPNWKPMPPLK
- a CDS encoding ECF transporter S component, giving the protein MSDISGTQKPSDSHRRDKTQSSHSTGVADKGRWSTQRIAVYALFVALAMAASFLEFPIMPGVPWLKYDLSGIICLVAGFAFGPSAAFIVSVLSWIPHLFMNPWGAVMSILVSVFLSVPAAMVYKRMRTRVGALVGILVGVVFGLIAAIGGNLLITPIYAHMTTAQVLAMVVPFLLPFNLIKFGIHGVVTFVIYKPISNLLNRSL